One Arachis hypogaea cultivar Tifrunner chromosome 18, arahy.Tifrunner.gnm2.J5K5, whole genome shotgun sequence genomic window, TATAATTGAGCAagtaatagtagtagtagtagtagtagtagtagtgatGATGAGGTAAATTAGTTCCATGCATACATTATTTTAaggtcaaaaaagaaaaaagagatgtgATGCATTTAATAAATATTAGAGGCAGGGGAGAGagtatatagatagatagatagagggAGTGTCTCTATCTGTCAATGGTAAACATGAGTGATGCTAGTTTTGAGGGTCTTCCATTATAAGTGATGTGCTTGCTTTGAAACTGCCATAAATATATGTTGAGGTCCTTTCAGAATTCACATGTTTGTCGCCTAAAAGTAAGTACTCTCTctctataaatatatatttatttttacttctaAATATgcgtataattattattattattatgattcacTTCTATAGTGTATGTTGTTGTATACCAATCATATGAGTCTAGTTGTGAACTACTTTAAAGTTGACATATTGTTTCAttgctctctctttctttctttctttctttctgatATTTATGATATGGATGATGACGtcaaaacaaagacaaaagccGTACACATGCCATGGTCAACTTGTTGGtacttgagagagagagagagaaatagttGATAAGGCCAAAGTCATGACCTAAAATATGACCTAGCTAGGTAGGGTGTTTTGGCGTTTATATGAAATATATAGcaccatatatatgtatatattttattatgattTCATCAAGATGAATTTAAACATGTTTGATTAATTGTAGTGATGGATTATTGGAGACAAATTTTGCAAATAAATCAAGAGATTATTCCTTTATTGTCGTTGGTATACCTAAGGTCAtgcatttaatttaattatggttattttcttgatttttatagatttattaaatttattattaaatttttatattttttcaattaaatttttataattttttaaattttataattaaattcttttcatgttaaaaacggtataataaatagaatatttttttcaaaaaacatcTACTTAAATTTGTTCTTAATCTAGATATCTTCAATTTacagataaatatttaattataaaattaaaaataatataaaaatttaattaaaaaatataaaaaatttaattataaattgaataaaattataggaccaacatatataataattaaacattTAGATATAAATGCATCACTATTGAAATAAGTACAAAAAACATGTCTGAGTGTGTTTGAATTATTATGGTACTCTAAAAGCTAAAGCTCATTCAGTCTTTACCTTGAGTGGTGATGACATTATTTGCTTTACCCGGGAAATTAAATTAGCTAGAGATGTTGCTTATAAATTGGTTGAACTTTTGGAAAAGAATGGAGATAGAGAATAAAAAGTCACTTCTAGTCTTTTTGATGGAAAAAGGGAGAATAGAATAGAAAGAAGGGGAAAAGAGGATTACTGATTTAAAAAAGTGTAtcactttgtattttctttttactAATAACTACATGTATAATTTATAACAAGGACAGAGATTAAACTTATATATCTTATACAATTAATTCTTAGTTTTAGTAACTTtgctaaaacaaaaaattataacaaaaaacaagaactctataatttttttttacttgtatCTCAACTATGAATATTATGAGACATTGCAAATATTTCACTTACTCGTCGTTATATAAAAGAGCAAGAGCCTTAAGAAATAATGAACCTGTTCCCTTTCAAGGAAatgatttataaataataaaaattcacctacattaattttcatataaataaaattgatagttaaaaaattattaaataatgatttaattaaatatatcaaatatataataaatctcAACTATCAACACATATTGTATCTACAAAGAGTTTGAATTCTTGCATGTAATACATGTAACCTGACTTGACGATATTATTCTATAGAAAAAGTATAGTTATCAACATATTATTTGTCAATTTAttgccaacaataattaattattaaattttaaacacatatataaagagacacatccaaaaaatatatctataaaaatatttttattaaacacagCCATaagaaaagacatttttattaaacacatctacaaaagacacttccattaaacatagttataaataagagttagCAGAAGTTGGCAGAAATTCTGTTGATAACGTAGCGGGATTGTATTCTATATGCTTAGGAATAAAAGAATcaatacaagaaaaaaaattattatttacataaaaatatcttcatacaaaaaaataactaaaatattatcatatattatgtttctgtgttttaaactttaaaatagtCTATAATATTCTTCCATATAGTGGATTCCACTATGATCACAACAATAAATTAAACCCAAagggaaaagaaataaaatgttaACAGTACTATTTCTTTTTGCTTAGATATTAATTACTAAGTTTACTCATTTTGAAAAGTAATTAAAGTCTCTCTGTTGTTGTGTAATTTCCATCAACAAATTTCACATTATTCTCATATATAGTAGTGCCTCGctaagataaacaaaaaaaaaggggggggatgAAAACCATTATTTCCAagtataattaattatgattttggtGACAAAAGAAATCTTCTGGAAAGAATCTAAGCTAGGGAGACACAACCTCTTTTAATGATAACAAGttgatttttatgtttggattaATGTCAAATTTTGTTAGCCACTGAGCAGTGATTAATGTGAAGCTCAATCATTCAtgctgaaaattaattaaaattaaataaaaaagaggcAAAGAGAAGGTTGAGCATGAAGGCGAGTCGGCACCGCGTAAGCTCTATAATTTGATGGGTCCATAATAACTTTGTCTAGTGGACTCACTTCTTttctaattattgttattattttgaattattccAATCAATTTCTCATAGCTccagaatcaaataaatcaatgAAACTTTTCTCTTTAATTATGGGCCATCTTCATAGaatcatttcatttttttacttCACAGGGAATTGAATTCAGCAACGAATTAGAAAGGTGAGTAAGATGAGCAAAAGAAATCTTTTCACTCTCATCGATTAATATCATTAACTTCTTTTGTTTTGCCATATCTATGATCTATCCATCAGTGACGCTTtaatttttctgaaaatttattGGGGACCCCTTTGAttcccctattattattattattgttagtgtTATCTCACTTTTTTCTAAATCAATATTCAAAGCTTTAATTTGTAGGAAGAAGATGATAGAGCATACAGTACAAGGTTATTAATATATAATCTGAAATTTCTTATACACATATATCCATGTAGTTTTATACGCGTATTTAATTACACGTAATATTatatcagtaaaaataactacattttatattaatagtacgaataattataaaaaaatacacatataaTTATAGTACTGTATAAAATACTTTACTCTATTAATACATCCAAATTAAACTTCTAAACAAATTGCAACAATCTTGGCTTATAATACTATACATACATCAATTCACTAAACTAGATTGGatgaaatatttatttatttatttgcaaatGAAAGAATTGGCACACAAGTAGATAGAGATTATGGGAGTGTGTTGGATTGGGCGGTGCCATAAAGTGCGGTGAGATTGAAATCCTTTTTATCTGCAAAAGACAGTGACagttagaagaagaataataagctGCAATGCTATAATAGGTTTGCATTATATACTTCTATTCTATGTGTTTATTGGATGCAACATTAAGCCGccatggatatatatatatatatatatatatatataaagtcaaCATCAATTTGTCCTGTTGACTTTCTCATTCTGTAGCCaagtttcttttattattattattcacacaCAATTTTCCACCAACTACATATATATGTCATAGAGCCATAGCCATCATTATAATTAAGTAACTATTCATATAAAATGTTAATATATAGAATACTTTTATGTAAAACTGATAGgtgaaatttattaatttaatatgttTGGCTAAATTATTTAAgatgatatatttttttcatttcagTCTTAGTTGGGATTTGATCTTGGTGCAGTTTTCTAAGAGACAACCTAATTGTCATCTGATCTAAGTCTCAACCAGTCAACCGtaagataatatatttttatattttaaaaacaagTTAGTAGacaccaataaataaataaaaacaggtTGGTTCGGCCGTAGAGTAAAGCCCATCACAGAAATCAAGTGCTTTTTAAGCCcatgttttttttcctttttgaaaaaagttttcaAATGATAACACAAGGCCTAGTCTAGTGATAATGATTTTTGCCTTTGCAATATGTGCACTTGGGTTCGAAACTTACCTAAGACCAATGGTGGATGAAAATCTTTAGTATTGGGTATATGACATATATAAATTAgaataatttatgaaaatttaatttatttttattttttttatttaaaaaatttgtgataaaaaatataattatgaaaaattaataaaaataataaaaataataaaaaataaattttatcttttgttaGTGTCTTTGTGTTTTTTCTGTCAGAATAGATACAAAATACACTACGTTCTGAACATATTGTTTCTGTTTATGTCTCTATAAACAAACGCAGTCTTAAAGATTATCTAACCCATTTTCTGACCAAACAAAAAATGATTAGATAAttgacattttatttttttttacagcaTTAAATATTATAACCTTACCTAAAGTGCAAACCATAGTAataaggatttttttttatttaaatataatatttatgaaaATGTGCATTCAAAATGTGCTTTTGAGATGTTGTGCATATAGATAAATACACTCTAAATTACACAGTTTCGtagatattatatttaaataatttaaattaaaaaaatcctagtaataaactaataatctcACCTATTCATTTATGCAAAAAAGGGGGAAAATCTTccataaaaaacaaaagagtTGAACTTATCTAatctaatattattataatttaaatacaataaaaaagtaGTTGATACTTGATAGATATCGGTAGAAtaggtaaaaatataaaaaaaaaaaattgtatataaaaGATGATACAAACATCACCCATCCTTCCAAGTTCCAAATTGTGCCTTGTCAGTGTTGATTTACACTATTTGGGATTTTTTATAGTCATGCTTTCTCATCATATTTGGCATCATGAATTAAACTCAATTTTGTAGAGCTGCATCTATTGAATATATTTGAATATATACAAAATCACTAACGAAGGCTTCAAAAGTGGTTACACTATAGAAATATATAAAATCACAAACAAAAtccatttcaaaattaatttttcttttaacataaataatataCACTAGTACACCTTGAATATGAGAAAGAACAGAACACATACTAAGAAATCATCAACTCCAAAGCTTAACTATCTTCAAATGAAGATACAAGTGGAAAATTACAAGTGCTCCATTGTTTTGCTAATAATTGGCATTACAAACATTCCAAATGGCATTTTTCTAAAATATGCCCAAGTGATTACAAGAAGCATTTGCTTCGCCTCAGAAATAAACTAAGTAACCAAAGCAAGTGAAACAATGAAGAGAACCAAAATTAAAATGTCAAAACcggaataagaaaaaaaaatattaaaattgaaacagAGAATGAAATGAAATCAACTATTTAATTGGTGTGACTAACGCTTCTGCTCCATCTTTGatttatgcaagaaaaaaggaaaagaaagaatcaTCATAAATCTCAAATGTACACAATCATACTCAACTCTCCATCTATTGTTCAGCAGGAATGGCAGCAGAAATCCAATCAGAAGCTGCCATTTGAATATCACTCTCGATGGGAGTCGAAAGAGACAGCGGCGTCACTGCGACCTGCTCCCCGCCAAATCACACACAAAAGAATTAGTTGAGAATAACAAATTACTGCTGCTTAAGTAATTCAATATTGCAACTTACGTATCCACTTTCAAGTGCTCCGTAATCCATATCTTCATCTATATCTTCCTGCTGCTTTTCCTGAAACTGAATATGCAAGAAGAGCTTAAGTAAGTTCActtaaagaaaatattaaaaatcatttAAATGCTATTCAAAACCTGCAATCTAAATCATATGTGATTTGATGTGTCAGAGGTAACCTTTGTGAACAACTTTAAGTTTTTAGTTTTTACGATAACCTCTTTGGTACAAAATGCTATCTTTTcttattggaaaaaaaaaaaaaacagattaaCTTAATATTAACAGGGTTCACACATGATCCTCATGCCAGAATACTAAACGAAGattgtttttcttctctttttcttttttacctCTAGTCTGAAGTACTTCTTCACTCTGTTGGAATCGGATTTTCCTGAAGCTCCAACTGATTCAATAACCTCCAAGTTCTTTTTCTGTGTAGCCAGTCGACGAGCTGCGCCCTGAAGAAGACAAAGATGAGGAAGATTCGAATTAGATGCATGGGAATCATTTGGGGATTACATAAAGCATAAACATAATTTCTTTGAGCAAGTGGATCACTTACAGCTGCAGAGGCATCCCGTCCAAGCTGTGCAAACTGAAGGCCAAGGCCACCTTGTTGATTGGCCATGAAATGACCAGTTGGATAGCGGCTAGCTGACACAGCTAGCCAGCTTGGCGTGGATCTCCACATACTTTGCTTGGTTAATTTGAAGCCCTAAAAAGAAAAGGATAACACTGCATTCATATAAACAATTTTCCCAGAGAAAGAAACGAGTATAGAATATCAAACTTCAAGCATACTAGAATTTTGAACAATCAATTTTCCCAATAACTAAGCACTTATATAATGCAGCAAAGCATTTGAAAATATAGAAATTTTGCACACCTTGTTCTTTGAAGGTGATGTGGGAATTTCTATATTCAAAAAGCAGCTTTTGGGAAAAGTTCCCTTCTCAACATCCCTGATAGCTGCATTTATCAAAGGTAAACAGACTTCAGCTGCATCCTTGAAATCAGTTTCTTGACTTTCATCCTTCTTCCTACAACAGGATGATACCAATTCATAATGTCCAGCAAGAAGGCACAGTTAAAACTGGATATAAATAAACAATCATAAACTTTACCAGTTTAATGATATGGACAAAGCCGGTACACCAGATAATAATGCCTCTCTAGCTCCAGCAACAACACCTGAGTAGAACCTGGTGAATTTTCATGAGATGAGCATTGGTCTACACACAGGGGCTACAAACACCACTTTCAAATGAAACTCGGAATTTAGCAGCTATATGCGATATGTTAGATTTACAATGATTACATATTCATCTCTAACCATAAGTGAACAACTTACATGTGATGACCACAGCTGGATCCCTGGTTAATCCCACTAATAACCTGAAATGTAAATCATATATATCATAATCCACAATCCTCAGCATTGGATGTGAGAACAAATGCACAGTTAAAGTTTAATTGTATGATACAAATACTCACCAGCATTGGCTTTGACCATGAAAACAGTGCCCCAGATAATGCTAGTGACACACAATCCACAGGAGTTCCTGAATTTAGAAAACAAGCAATTTCTGTTAAAAATGATGCTAACGATACAAAAATCAATACACAGAAAAATTTCATGAATTTCCATCAAATTGACACCAGATTAAGGGATATAATTGAAGTGTTACCTGAAATCTCAAATGCAGAGGCACCACTAACTTTAGCAGAACAAGCTTCCACAGTTTCTTTGAAAGTAACAGAGTGCCCAGAAACCGATTTGTCCCTAAAGCAACCATTTTACGAACTAACAAAATTACAAAACACATCACAATATTCAATAACAACACCCacatcaattattaaaaaaaaaatccgaacTTTGAAAAGAACCAGGCACCCCACAAATCGGTAACAGGAAAAATCAAAGTGAAGGAGAAAAAGACCCACGATTGAGGAACACAGATATGGACATTGTAGAGGCCTTGACGAACTAGGGCTTCGACGAGGTGAGTGAGGCCAGGGGACTCAACACCATCGCTGTTGGTAACCAACAAAATGGGCTTGGAAGGATCGAATTCAGGTTCGGGATTCTCATCGGTAGAAGAAGCGGGTTCGGGTGGGTCCTCATTGTCCTTGGATCCTTGTTCTTGGGAACCTTTTCTGTTTTGAAGTGCTTCTTGGAGGTTGGAGACGAGGCCAGGGGGCATCATCATCTTGGGCGAATGAATTTGAAGATTCGTTGAAACAGGAAGTGAGAAATGACGGGAAATTTGGGGAATTTGGAAGATTCAAAAAACCCTAATAAGGATGGGAGAAAGGggaaaagaacgaaaaagaaagagaaaggagaaggTGCGATAAAGCGCTGAGAATGGGAAAagtgaagaaagaaaataaatttggatagaaaacaaagaaagaaagaaagaaagaccgGTTCTCCCGGCGATTACGTGGAAACTGTACACAAAGAAAAGTTGTTTGCTTTCAGAATTGGAAAGAGGGTTCTTCAATTTAATAACTAACAACAAACGGATCTAACTGAAGCTCAATCATTTAATTCCTTACAATCTCCCAAAGCTTCGGTTTTTACttcttaattgtttaattttttagttaattaaccCTAATTAAATTTGAGTAAAGAAGTGTTGTTGACTCACTCAAACTAATTACGCGCACTAATtgattatttgtttattattattagtttattactgtAACTTTCAGTATTTTGCCGTGGGTATTCTTGTTATTGTTGTGGAAGGttcaaacttcaaacaaccaATGATTATACTCATGGAAAATTTATTTGATGACGCCAATCATGCACTTTTTTGTGCACAAAAGTTCAAACTTAAGACTAATCAATTAACTAAAATGAAAAGCTAATACCCCAACAAATATATGCCAGGTTGTAGAGatagtaattataattaattattccaAGGTATTAGGTTGTGTTTTAATTATTCATTTAACAAAAGATTAACAAATTAGAGCAAGGGCTTAAttcataactttttttttcttatgaactttatatttttattgtttatgcCATTTACAACCTTTCAAAAAAGATGTGCATGCCACGTAGTCAGATATCATTTTGATGATGAAAATTTTACATACAATTTTAcatgaagttgataattaaaaattattatataataatttaattaaatttattaaataacaaCTATTTTTATAGCTTAAATAATGACCTAAAAAATAGATTAGAatagaaaccaaaaaaatataaaaaaaaattattcaaaaataaaaaattatattttattttctaaaataaaatttaaaattaaatgaattcAAATTATCGTGTTTTAaccttttaattaatataatgtcGGTCAGGTAAGTTTTAGTATAATGAGACAGCACATTATGACTGGCATAACTCAACTGCTTTTGCTGAGGTATAAAACTCCATTCCTAACTTCTGTcgtaaaaaaacatttaataataccTAACATTAATGCATCATCAATATCCCAACCCATCTAGCAATTTCTTACTTTTGTATATATCTATAATATCTATAGATCTATAGATATATAACGAGAATGCAACTTCGTACCCAacattttcctttttaatttaattttctatacCTATATTTATTCTACGAGTATACATATAATACAATGATTCAGTCAATTGGTCAAACCAAGTTGAATGCGAATAATAGTTCCAAAATTGTTGTGAGGACTCAAACATCATAGCTTCTAAGTTATAAAACTTCAGAAAATATGTCTGTCCTAACTTGGTATTTGAATAATTATAAGTTTTATAATTACAAGTTTTGTTTTCTCTTGAGACGGATTGAGGAATCACGGATCAATACCAATCAATTTATAATGATATTATTAACACAGCTCAATCTATTAGTAGATTGCATTATTATCTTAACGTGCATGACATTAGTGGTTGTTAGTGCTGTCATCAATTTAAATTGTGCATTTGTGTGTGACAGTGATAATTAGTGTGCAGTCATATTATTTTAGGTTATGCTACGTGTATATTAGAATTAGCTATTAAAATTAGCTacaagtataaaatatatgttaaaatataaatacacattaaaaaatagaagaacgttatttggacaccaaaatcagccactaatgtatttatgtataaatatatgtataatttaatttattttcaatgtgtatttgtattttaacatatattttatatcggtggtggctgattttaatatacacgtaacataattcttaaaaataaattaaactacatatatttatacacaaatatattagtgactaattttaatgaccaattttaatgtacaaatcatatttttctattattttttactagTGGTTATTAGTCTCATATATATTTACTAGAGTTAGTCAACTAAAGTTAGTTTACTCAttctttttacttattttttaactCGTATATAAACCGTTTTGATATATTGATTGCGACTTGCATTGAAATTTACTACTATAACAGAATGTGTAGTTTTGTTCATATCTTTCTTTCTTCCCTCATTATTTtcgttctattttcttttctaatcatATCATCTTCACACACTCACCCAACTCAAACATTTATGACTGAGCTTTTTCAGTTTTCACAC contains:
- the LOC112769021 gene encoding uncharacterized protein, whose protein sequence is MMMPPGLVSNLQEALQNRKGSQEQGSKDNEDPPEPASSTDENPEPEFDPSKPILLVTNSDGVESPGLTHLVEALVRQGLYNVHICVPQSDKSVSGHSVTFKETVEACSAKVSGASAFEISGTPVDCVSLALSGALFSWSKPMLVISGINQGSSCGHHMFYSGVVAGAREALLSGVPALSISLNWKKDESQETDFKDAAEVCLPLINAAIRDVEKGTFPKSCFLNIEIPTSPSKNKGFKLTKQSMWRSTPSWLAVSASRYPTGHFMANQQGGLGLQFAQLGRDASAAGAARRLATQKKNLEVIESVGASGKSDSNRVKKYFRLEFQEKQQEDIDEDMDYGALESGYVAVTPLSLSTPIESDIQMAASDWISAAIPAEQ